Genomic DNA from Gilliamella sp. ESL0441:
CTTAAAATTAAATCATCGAGTTGTACCTGAACGAATTATCGAATCAGTTTGGGGATTCTTTTCTGCTTACGCTTTAGTTTTTCTAATTAGTTTATTTGTCATTATGGCAACAGGTGTTGATGCAACCGACTCTTTTTATATTGTTGCCTCTTCACTCAATAATTTAGGTGTGGGGCTTGGTAGTGTCAGTGATAATTTTGCCCATGTCAGTGATGTGGTGAGATGGGTGATGGTGGTCGATATGCTATTTGGACGACTAGAAATATTTACATTATTAGTCCTTTTTACACCAACATTTTGGCGAAGTTAACCTTAAACTCAAACACCCATAAAAATAAAACTTTTTGCCAAATTATGCAAAATTCATAAATATTTTATTGATTATTTAGTCAATTACATAGAAAATTAGAACGCAGCATGTGCTGTGTTTATTAGAGGTAATCACCTGACATATGGAATGGATCATGGATCCTACGATCTGGATTGGTTTATCCACCCTGATTGTACTTGAAATCGTCCTTGGTATTGATAACATTGTTTTTATTGCCATTCTTGCCGAGAAGCTTCCACCACACCAACGCGATAAAGCACGCATCACTGGTCTTGCTTTTGCATTAATTACTCGCATTATTTTATTAATGTTCACCGGTTGGTTAGTCACACTCACGACACCACTATTTACAGCGTTTGGTATTAGTTTCAATGCCCGCCAACTTATTATGTTAGTGGGAGGCATATTTTTACTGTTTAAAGCCACCATGGAACTCAATGAACGTCTTGAAGGTGCAGCTCACGAAGAAGGAAAATCGAAAAAAACCTCACACTTTTGGACTGTCGTTGTACAAATCGTTATTTTAGATGCCGTGTTTTCTCTCGATTCTGTGATTACGGCGGTCGGTATGGTTGAAAATATTCCTGTCATGATTATTGCCGTTTGTGTGGCAATTTGCATTATGATGGTCGCAAGTAAACCTTTAGCCTATTTTGTCAATTCGCATCCCACCATTGTTATTCTTTGCTTGAGCTTTTTATTAATGATCGGCTTTAGTTTAGTTGCAGAAGGATTTGGTTTTGCCATTCCAAAAGGCTACTTATATGCCGCTATTGGTTTTTCAATCATGATTGAGTTTTTTAATCAGTTAGCCATATTCAATCGTCGCAAAGCATTGAATAAAAAACCTCTGCGAGAACGGACTGCCGAAGCGATCTTACATCTACTGAAAGGCGATGTTGAAGAAGATCCGGATACTCACACAATTGATACGGTATCAGATAACAATAAAAAAGAATCTGTCTTTAACCATCAAGAACTCAACATGGTTGAACGCGTTCTTGGACTGGCAAAGCGATCGGTCAGCAGTATTATGACAGCAAGGTTAGATGTTGATATGGTTAATATCAATGACGACCGTGAAACAATTTTGAAAGAGATTTTTGAAAATCCTCATTCACGATTAGTCGTGACTGATAATGCGTCGATTGATGAACCTTTAGGCATTATTCAAGTTAACGACCTGTTAAAAGATGTTTTGCAAAATAAAGAGCCAATCGATATTAACGCTTTAATTAAGCAACCGCTAATCTTTCCCGAAACGGTATCGTTACTTGTTGCGTTAGAACAATTTAAAAAAGCCAAAACCCATTTTGCTTTTGTAGTTGATGAATTTGGTTCCATGCAAGGCGTGGTTTCAGTCACCGACATCATCGAAACTATCGCTGGCGATTTTCCGACCGAAGAGGAAGAAATTGACGCCAAACATGATATTCAATGTCTGGATGATAATACGTGGATTGCCAATGGCTATATCCCGGTTGAAGAGTTGGTTCGATTTGTCCCAATCCCAATTGATGATAAACGTGAATACCATACTCTTGCAGGATTATTGATGGAAAAAGCACAGCATTTACTTGAAGTCGGTGAGACCATGCAAATAGGTGATTACCTATTTGAAATAGCTGAAATTGAAAGCCATCGTATTTTAAAAGTTAAAATTACTCTGAACAAACTTGATTCAATTTAATGAACCAAGGGCATACTCAATCGTAACTCATTATTAATGAGTTACGATATCTTAAAAACCATTCAATATTCTTTATCCTCATTAAAAATCCAACATTAGATGTTGAACAATTGGTTTTAAGGATTATTTTCGTCTTCTAACAAAACAATAACAAGTGATTAGATTTGTCTCCATTACACTATAAACAGATGAGTTAGCCCAAAACAGGTAAACACCTATCCTACTATCTATTTAAAGATGCTATAAAATACGCAGATAAATTATGATTAATTTAATCAGGATTTACTATTTCATCATCGCAACTTAATGACTATATGAAATTTACTATTAAAGTCAGTTTTTAATACAGGTATTTATCAATAAAGACTGAGCAGAATAATGCTTGACCTGTTAAAAGAAGCGGTAATAATAATGCAGTGAATTTTGTACTGTATAAGCAAGCCAATCACCACAATTGTCATGCTTGACTAATGATAAGCAAAAATGTGGTTATGGCATTATACAAATATTCATTATTATTAACCTAAACTAGGCCTTAACTTATGAATTCAATATTCGAAAAAATATTTCAATTGAAAGCAAAAAAAACCACCATTGGTACTGAAGTGATTGCAGGATGTACGACATTTCTTACAATGGTCTATATCATCTTTGTTAATCCTTCCATTTTGTCGGCAACAGGCATGGACACCTCAGCAGTATTTGTATTAACCTGTTTAGTAACAGCCTTTGCATCGATTTTAATGGGTATGTTTGCTAATTTACCGATAGCGTTGGCGCCGGCTATGGGACTCAATGTATTTTTTGCCTATGGCATGTGTGGCGCAATGGGCTATTCTTGGCAAGTGGGAATGGGCGCTATATTTTGGGGATCGTTAATCTTTTTTGCACTATCTCTTTTTAAAGTTCGCCATTGGCTAATAGAACATATTCCACAATGTTTACGTGTTGGTATCAGTGCGGGTATTGGACTGTTTATTGCATTTATGGGCTTTCAAAATATGGGGATTGTGGTTAGTTCTCCATCAACATTATTAACCTTAGGCAATATTCTATCTCTTAAAGTCTTATTAGGTTCTCTGGGTTTTTTCATTATTATTATTTTAGCTGCGCGCAACTTCCATGCAGCGGTTTTAATCTCTATTCTCGTGGTCACATTGCTTGCTCTGTGGCTGGATCCTAATATTCATTATGAAGGCGTCGCCTCTATTCCACCAAGTGTTTCAAGCGTAGTCGGTCATGTTGATTTAGCCGGTTCGCTTAATATCGGTATAATGGGCGTGATATTTTCCGTCATGATCGTCAGCTTATTTGATTCATCAGGTACGATTTTAGCCTTGACCGACAAAGCTGGCATTTCAGACGAAAAAGGACGCTTTCCTAAAATGCGTCAAGCATTATTAATTGATAGTTTCAGCTCTTCACTTGGTGGGCTTTTTGGGACTTCATCAGTTCTCACTTACATTGAAAGTTCAGCGGGTATTTCCGTAGGTGGTCGCACAGGTTTAACTGCTGTTGTCGTTGGGATTTTATTTTTAATGATGACATTCTTATCACCTTTAGCGCATTTAGTCCCGACTTATGCAACATCTGGCGCACTAATATTTGTGGGAATATTAATGGTATCAAGTTTAGTGAAAGTTAACTGGTCTGATTTAACTGACGCAACACCTGCCTTTATTACTGCCTTAATGATGCCTTTTGCTTTCGCCATTACTGAAGGGGTTGCACTTGGTTTTATCTCTTATGTGGTATTAAAAACCTTTACCGGTAAATTTAAAGAACTCAATCTTTGTGTCATCATTTTTGCTGTACTATTTGCACTTAAATTTATCTTTATTGATCATCATTAATCGTCATTCCTCATCAATGCTATTGATGAGGACCCCCCTCAATCTTTAACTAATATATCCCCCTTTCAGTTGGCGTACACTTAAAAAGTGAAACTTTTTATTACTCATTTATTGGGCATTTTCTTACCAATGAATAAAGTCTATGTTCGATAGTTAAATGCGAGCAAAAACTTGACATTATCCTTGTTGAGGTCTAGAATCTTGCGACCCAAAACTTATATATTTAGGTTTTGGTCTACAGTTATTAATTACGTATCTAAAATGCAATTTTAAATTTATTTTAATTAATCAGGAGCTTATTAATGGCAACAATTAATCAGCTGGTACGCAAACCGAGAGCACTTAAGGAAGTTAAAAGTAACGTTCCTGCACTTGAAGCATGCCCGCAAAAACGCGGTGTTTGTACTCGTGTTTACACGACTACACCGAAAAAACCTAACTCAGCATTACGTAAAGTATGCCGTGTACGTTTAACCAACGGTTTTGAAGTTACTTCTTACATCGGTGGTGAAGGTCATAACTTGCAAGAACATAGCGTGATTTTAATCCGCGGTGGTCGTGTTAAAGATTTACCTGGTGTTCGTTATCACACTGTTCGTGGTGCATTAGACTGCGCAGGTGTTAAAGATCGCAAACAAAGCCGTTCTAAATACGGTGTAAAACGACCTAAAGCTTAATGGAACTCCGTTAAGTAAGGCCAAACTATATAATTCCATTTAACTCATTTGAGTTTTGGGTAAACCTGAAAATTTATAACATATAAACGGAGTATTCCAATGCCACGTCGTCATGTTGTCGGTCAAAGAAAAATTCTACCTGATCCGAAATTCGGTTCAGATTTGCTGGCGAAATTTGTAAATATTTTAATGATAGATGGTAAAAAATCTATCGCAGAATCAATCGTATATTCAGCTCTTGATAAATTAGCTGAGCGTAGTGGAAAAGACCACTTAGCAGCTTTCGAAGTTGCACTAGATAACGTAAGACCAACTGTAGAAGTTAAGTCTCGTCGCGTTGGTGGTTCTACATACCAAGTTCCTGTTGAAGTGCGCCCTGTTCGTCGTAATGCACTTGCAATGCGTTGGATTGTAGAAGCTGCTCGTAAACGTGGCGATAAATCAATGGCTCTACGCCTTGCGAATGAACTTATGGATGCTTTTGAAAATAAAGGCACTGCTGTGAAAAAACGCGAAGATGTTCATCGTATGGCTGAGGCTAATAGAGCGTTTGCACACTATCGTTGGTAATCTTTCCACTTGTATTAAGTGGCTTGAAATTAGACTGACAGCACATATCTACTGTCAGTCAACCTAAATGATATTTTATTAAGCAAACGATTCTAAATAGAGGATTAATATGGCTCGTACAACCCCTATAGCACGCTACCGTAATATCGGTATCAGTGCACATATTGACGCAGGTAAAACGACAACTACTGAACGTATTTTGTTTTACACTGGCGTAAGTCACAAAATTGGTGAGGTTCATGATGGCGCAGCTACCATGGACTGGATGGAACAAGAACAAGAACGTGGTATTACTATCACGTCTGCGGCTACAACTGCATTCTGGTCTGGTATGGGACAACAATTTGAACCACACCGTATCAATATCATCGACACCCCGGGACACGTTGACTTCACCATCGAAGTAGAACGTTCTATGCGTGTTCTTGATGGTGCAGTTATGGTTTACTGTGCGGTTGGTGGTGTTCAACCTCAATCAGAAACAGTATGGCGCCAAGCTAACAAATATAAAGTTCCGCGTATCGCATTTGTAAACAAAATGGACCGTATGGGCGCTAACTTCTTACGTGTGGTTGAGCAAATCAAAACACGTTTAGCGGCAGTGCCTGTTCCATTAGTATTACCAATCGGTGCAGAAGAAGGCTTTACTGGTGTTGTTGATTTACTTAAACGTAAAGCAATTAACTGGAATGATGCAGACCAAGGTACAACCTTTACTTATGAAGATGTACCAGCTGACATGGTTGAGCAAGTCGAAGAATGGCGTGCAAACTTAATCGAAGCTGCAGCAGAAGCTAACGAAGAGTTAATGGAAAAATACCTAGGTGGTGATGAGTTAACTGAAGAAGAAGTTAAAAAAGCACTACGTGAACGCGTACTTGCTAACGAAATCATCTTGGTAACATGTGGTAGTGCATTTAAAAATAAAGGCGTTCAGTTCATGCTTGACGCAGTTATTGAGTATTTACCTGCACCAACCGATGTTCCTGCGATTAAAGGTGAATTACAAAATGGTGAACCAGCAGAACGTCATTCAAGTGATGATGAACCATTTGCTGCACTTGCATTTAAAATTGCAACTGACCCATTTGTTGGTAACTTAACCTTCTTCCGCGTTTACTCTGGTGTAGTTAACTCTGGTGACTCAGTGCTTAACTCAGTTAAAGATCGTAAAGAACGCTTTGGTCGTATCGTACAGATGCATGCGAACAAACGTGAAGAAATCAAAGAAGTTCGTGCAGGTGACATTGCAGCAGCAATCGGTCTTAAAGATGTCACAACTGGTGATACGCTTTGTGCTGAAAATTCACCAATTATTCTTGAAAGAATGGAATTCCCTGAGCCGGTTATCTCGGTTGCAGTTGAACCAAAAACTAAAGCTGACCAAGAAAAAATGGGTATTGCTTTAGGTCGTTTGGCAAAAGAAGATCCATCATTCCGTGTCTGGACTGATGAAGAATCAAACCAAACTATCATTGCTGGTATGGGTGAATTGCATCTTGAAATCATCGTAGACCGTATGAAACGTGAATTTAACGTTGAAGCGAATGTCGGTAAACCTCAAGTTGCTTACCGTGAAACAATTCGTACAACAGTTAAAGACATCGAAGGAAAACATGCAAAACAATCTGGTGGTCGTGGTCAATACGGTCATGTTGTTATCGACATGTATCCATTAGAAGCGGGTGGTGCTGGTTACGAATTTGTTAACGAAATCAAAGGTGGGGTAATTCCGGGTGAATTTATTCCTGCAGTAGATAAAGGTATCCAAGAGCAATTGAAATCAGGGCCTTTAGCTGGTTATCCAGTTGTGGATCTCGGTGTGCGTTTACATTTTGGTTCTTACCATGATGTCGACTCATCTGAAATTGCCTTTAAACTTGCCGCATCAATGGCATTTAAAGAAGGCTTCATGAAAGCTAAACCTGTGCTTTTAGAACCAATTATGAAAGTAGAAGTTGAAACCCCTGAAGATTATATGGGTGACGTTATCGGTGACTTAAACCGTCGTCGTGGTATGATCGAAGGCATGGATGATACTGCAACAGGTAAAACTGTTCGTGCGCAAGTACCTCTTTCAGAAATGTTTGGCTATGCGACAGACCTTCGTTCACAAACACAAGGTCGTGCTTCTTACTCTATGGAGTTCTTGAAGTATAACGAAGCACCTTCAAACATCGTAACAGCAATTATTGAAGCTCGTAAAGCGAAATAATTATTTATATAAATAAAGTAACACTTCCCTACAAAATGAGGGAAGTGATTTAATAAAGGAACATTAAGATGTCTAAAGAAAAATTTGAACGTACAAAACCCCACGTTAACGTTGGTACAATCGGCCACGTTGACCATGGTAAAACAACTTTAACTGCTGCAATTACTTCTGTACTTGCTAAAAAATACGGCGGACAAGCTCGTGCATTCGATCAAATCGATAACGCACCAGAAGAAAAAGCACGTGGTATTACCATCAATACTTCACA
This window encodes:
- a CDS encoding TerC family protein, encoding MEWIMDPTIWIGLSTLIVLEIVLGIDNIVFIAILAEKLPPHQRDKARITGLAFALITRIILLMFTGWLVTLTTPLFTAFGISFNARQLIMLVGGIFLLFKATMELNERLEGAAHEEGKSKKTSHFWTVVVQIVILDAVFSLDSVITAVGMVENIPVMIIAVCVAICIMMVASKPLAYFVNSHPTIVILCLSFLLMIGFSLVAEGFGFAIPKGYLYAAIGFSIMIEFFNQLAIFNRRKALNKKPLRERTAEAILHLLKGDVEEDPDTHTIDTVSDNNKKESVFNHQELNMVERVLGLAKRSVSSIMTARLDVDMVNINDDRETILKEIFENPHSRLVVTDNASIDEPLGIIQVNDLLKDVLQNKEPIDINALIKQPLIFPETVSLLVALEQFKKAKTHFAFVVDEFGSMQGVVSVTDIIETIAGDFPTEEEEIDAKHDIQCLDDNTWIANGYIPVEELVRFVPIPIDDKREYHTLAGLLMEKAQHLLEVGETMQIGDYLFEIAEIESHRILKVKITLNKLDSI
- a CDS encoding NCS2 family permease translates to MNSIFEKIFQLKAKKTTIGTEVIAGCTTFLTMVYIIFVNPSILSATGMDTSAVFVLTCLVTAFASILMGMFANLPIALAPAMGLNVFFAYGMCGAMGYSWQVGMGAIFWGSLIFFALSLFKVRHWLIEHIPQCLRVGISAGIGLFIAFMGFQNMGIVVSSPSTLLTLGNILSLKVLLGSLGFFIIIILAARNFHAAVLISILVVTLLALWLDPNIHYEGVASIPPSVSSVVGHVDLAGSLNIGIMGVIFSVMIVSLFDSSGTILALTDKAGISDEKGRFPKMRQALLIDSFSSSLGGLFGTSSVLTYIESSAGISVGGRTGLTAVVVGILFLMMTFLSPLAHLVPTYATSGALIFVGILMVSSLVKVNWSDLTDATPAFITALMMPFAFAITEGVALGFISYVVLKTFTGKFKELNLCVIIFAVLFALKFIFIDHH
- the rpsL gene encoding 30S ribosomal protein S12: MATINQLVRKPRALKEVKSNVPALEACPQKRGVCTRVYTTTPKKPNSALRKVCRVRLTNGFEVTSYIGGEGHNLQEHSVILIRGGRVKDLPGVRYHTVRGALDCAGVKDRKQSRSKYGVKRPKA
- the rpsG gene encoding 30S ribosomal protein S7, translating into MPRRHVVGQRKILPDPKFGSDLLAKFVNILMIDGKKSIAESIVYSALDKLAERSGKDHLAAFEVALDNVRPTVEVKSRRVGGSTYQVPVEVRPVRRNALAMRWIVEAARKRGDKSMALRLANELMDAFENKGTAVKKREDVHRMAEANRAFAHYRW
- the fusA gene encoding elongation factor G, whose protein sequence is MARTTPIARYRNIGISAHIDAGKTTTTERILFYTGVSHKIGEVHDGAATMDWMEQEQERGITITSAATTAFWSGMGQQFEPHRINIIDTPGHVDFTIEVERSMRVLDGAVMVYCAVGGVQPQSETVWRQANKYKVPRIAFVNKMDRMGANFLRVVEQIKTRLAAVPVPLVLPIGAEEGFTGVVDLLKRKAINWNDADQGTTFTYEDVPADMVEQVEEWRANLIEAAAEANEELMEKYLGGDELTEEEVKKALRERVLANEIILVTCGSAFKNKGVQFMLDAVIEYLPAPTDVPAIKGELQNGEPAERHSSDDEPFAALAFKIATDPFVGNLTFFRVYSGVVNSGDSVLNSVKDRKERFGRIVQMHANKREEIKEVRAGDIAAAIGLKDVTTGDTLCAENSPIILERMEFPEPVISVAVEPKTKADQEKMGIALGRLAKEDPSFRVWTDEESNQTIIAGMGELHLEIIVDRMKREFNVEANVGKPQVAYRETIRTTVKDIEGKHAKQSGGRGQYGHVVIDMYPLEAGGAGYEFVNEIKGGVIPGEFIPAVDKGIQEQLKSGPLAGYPVVDLGVRLHFGSYHDVDSSEIAFKLAASMAFKEGFMKAKPVLLEPIMKVEVETPEDYMGDVIGDLNRRRGMIEGMDDTATGKTVRAQVPLSEMFGYATDLRSQTQGRASYSMEFLKYNEAPSNIVTAIIEARKAK